Proteins encoded in a region of the Isoalcanivorax pacificus W11-5 genome:
- the sufB gene encoding Fe-S cluster assembly protein SufB, whose product MSSQAELDKLIRSDYEAGFVSAIESDTLPPGLNEDVVRFISQKKGEPEWLLEWRLEAYRKWQAMRLPAWAHIKHPPLDFNEVSYYSAPKSMADGPKSLDEVDPELLRTYEKLGIPLHEQEMLAGVAVDAVFDSVSVGTTFRAKLLEAGVIFCPISEAVHEYPELVKKYLGSVVPQGDNFYAALNSAVFSDGSFVYIPKGVRCPMELSTYFRINEAKTGQFERTLIVADEGSYVSYLEGCTAPMRDENQLHAAVVELVALPGAQIKYSTVQNWYPGDAEGKGGIYNFVTKRGVCHDDAKISWTQVETGSAITWKYPSVILRGDNAVGEFYSVALTRNKQQADTGTKMIHLGKNTKSTIISKGISAGGSSNAYRGLVRISPRAENARNFTQCDSLLLGDQCGAHTFPYIESRNPSAMVEHEATTSKVSDDQLFLCRSRGIDPEKAVSMIVNGFCKEVFKELPMEFAVEAGKLLEVSLEGAVG is encoded by the coding sequence ATGAGCAGCCAAGCGGAACTGGACAAGCTGATTCGCAGCGACTACGAAGCCGGTTTTGTCTCCGCCATCGAGTCCGACACCCTGCCCCCCGGCCTCAATGAGGACGTGGTGCGGTTCATCTCGCAGAAGAAGGGTGAACCCGAGTGGCTGCTGGAGTGGCGCCTGGAGGCCTACCGCAAGTGGCAGGCCATGCGCCTGCCGGCCTGGGCGCATATTAAGCACCCGCCGCTGGATTTCAACGAGGTGTCGTACTACTCGGCCCCGAAAAGCATGGCCGATGGCCCGAAAAGCCTGGACGAGGTCGACCCCGAACTGCTGCGCACCTATGAAAAGCTGGGCATCCCGCTGCATGAACAGGAGATGCTGGCCGGTGTCGCCGTGGATGCCGTGTTCGACTCCGTCTCCGTGGGCACCACCTTCCGCGCCAAGCTGCTGGAAGCCGGCGTGATCTTCTGCCCCATCTCGGAGGCCGTGCATGAATACCCGGAGCTGGTGAAGAAATACCTCGGCTCTGTTGTGCCGCAGGGCGACAACTTCTATGCCGCGCTGAACTCCGCCGTGTTCTCCGACGGCTCGTTCGTCTATATCCCCAAGGGCGTGCGCTGCCCGATGGAGCTGTCCACCTACTTCCGTATCAATGAAGCCAAGACCGGCCAGTTCGAGCGCACCCTGATCGTGGCCGATGAAGGCAGCTATGTCAGCTACCTGGAAGGCTGCACCGCACCGATGCGCGACGAAAACCAGTTGCACGCTGCCGTTGTCGAGCTGGTGGCGCTGCCCGGCGCGCAGATCAAGTATTCCACCGTACAGAACTGGTACCCCGGCGACGCCGAAGGCAAGGGCGGCATCTACAACTTCGTCACCAAGCGCGGCGTCTGCCACGACGATGCCAAGATTTCCTGGACACAGGTGGAGACCGGCTCGGCCATCACCTGGAAATACCCCAGTGTGATCCTGCGCGGCGACAACGCCGTCGGCGAGTTCTATTCCGTGGCGCTGACCCGCAACAAGCAGCAGGCGGACACCGGCACCAAGATGATCCACCTGGGCAAGAACACCAAAAGCACCATCATCTCCAAGGGCATCTCTGCCGGCGGCAGCAGCAATGCCTATCGCGGCCTGGTGCGCATCAGCCCGCGTGCGGAGAACGCGCGCAATTTCACCCAGTGTGATTCGCTGCTGCTGGGCGACCAGTGCGGCGCGCACACCTTCCCCTATATCGAAAGCCGCAACCCGTCGGCGATGGTGGAGCACGAGGCCACCACCTCGAAAGTGTCCGATGACCAACTGTTCCTGTGCCGCAGCCGTGGCATCGACCCGGAAAAAGCCGTGTCGATGATCGTCAACGGCTTCTGCAAGGAAGTGTTCAAGGAACTGCCGATGGAATTCGCGGTGGAAGCCGGCAAGCTGCTGGAAGTCAGTCTCGAGGGCGCGGTGGGCTGA
- the ndk gene encoding nucleoside-diphosphate kinase translates to MAVERTLSIIKPDAVAKNVIGQIESRFENAGLRLVAMKMVQLSREQAEGFYAEHKERPFFGDLVAFMTSGPVVVQVLEGENAVAQNRDLMGATNPKDAAAGTIRADFAQSIDENAVHGSDSATSAAREISYFFKEEELCDRIR, encoded by the coding sequence ATGGCTGTTGAGCGTACCCTTTCCATCATCAAACCCGATGCTGTGGCCAAGAATGTCATCGGCCAGATCGAATCCCGTTTTGAGAACGCCGGTCTGCGCCTGGTTGCCATGAAAATGGTGCAACTGAGCCGTGAACAGGCCGAAGGCTTCTACGCCGAGCACAAAGAACGCCCCTTCTTCGGTGATCTGGTGGCGTTCATGACCAGCGGTCCGGTCGTGGTGCAGGTGCTGGAAGGCGAGAACGCCGTGGCCCAGAACCGTGACCTGATGGGTGCCACCAACCCGAAAGACGCCGCTGCGGGCACTATCCGCGCCGATTTCGCTCAAAGCATCGACGAAAACGCGGTACACGGTTCTGATTCCGCCACCTCTGCGGCGCGCGAGATCAGCTACTTCTTTAAAGAGGAAGAGCTCTGCGACCGTATTCGCTGA
- the rlmN gene encoding 23S rRNA (adenine(2503)-C(2))-methyltransferase RlmN, with protein MTEQAKVNLLGFSYAEMEAFCLDIGEKKFRAQQLLKWIHHHQVDDFEQMTDLGKAFRARLAEVAEIRAPIVLQENISRDGTRKWVLQVDGGGAVETVFIPDGRRGTLCVSSQVGCSVDCSFCSTGKQGFQRDLSSAEIIGQVWLASKTFGPRRNLGEHPVTNVVMMGMGEPLLNYDNVVRAMRIMKDDLGYGISKRRITLSTSGVVPMIDRLSQDLDVSLAISLHAPNDALRDVLVPLNRKYPLEELLAACQRYSDGVEHRHKSITMEYVLLKGINDQPEHARQLVKLLRNRMPIKLNLIPFNPFPHSGYERPAKPDVLAFHKYLNENGLMTTIRTTRGDDIDAACGQLVGEVMDRTRRAERWQQTVFLRTGAGDAHNAQQQ; from the coding sequence ATGACTGAACAGGCCAAGGTCAACCTGCTGGGATTCTCCTATGCCGAGATGGAGGCGTTCTGCCTCGATATCGGCGAGAAGAAGTTTCGTGCCCAGCAGTTGCTGAAATGGATTCACCATCACCAGGTGGACGATTTCGAGCAGATGACCGACCTCGGCAAGGCCTTCCGGGCCCGTCTGGCCGAGGTGGCGGAGATTCGTGCACCGATCGTGTTGCAGGAAAACATCTCCCGTGACGGCACGCGCAAATGGGTGTTGCAGGTGGACGGCGGTGGTGCGGTGGAAACCGTGTTCATCCCCGATGGCCGCCGTGGCACCCTTTGTGTGTCCTCGCAAGTCGGTTGTTCGGTGGATTGCAGCTTCTGTTCCACCGGCAAGCAGGGTTTCCAGCGCGACCTGTCCAGCGCGGAAATCATCGGCCAGGTCTGGCTGGCCAGTAAAACCTTCGGCCCGCGCCGCAATCTCGGCGAGCACCCGGTGACCAACGTGGTCATGATGGGCATGGGCGAGCCGTTGCTGAATTATGACAATGTGGTGCGCGCCATGCGCATCATGAAGGACGACCTCGGTTACGGCATTTCCAAACGCCGCATCACGCTCTCCACTTCTGGCGTGGTGCCGATGATCGACCGTCTCAGCCAGGACCTGGACGTGTCCCTGGCGATTTCCCTGCACGCGCCGAACGATGCGCTGCGCGATGTGCTGGTGCCGCTGAACCGCAAATACCCGCTGGAAGAACTGCTGGCCGCCTGCCAGCGCTACAGCGATGGCGTGGAGCACCGGCACAAGTCCATCACCATGGAATACGTGCTGCTCAAGGGCATCAATGACCAGCCCGAGCATGCCCGGCAACTGGTGAAGCTGCTGCGCAACCGCATGCCGATCAAGCTCAACCTGATTCCGTTCAACCCGTTCCCGCATTCCGGCTATGAACGCCCCGCCAAGCCGGACGTGCTGGCGTTCCACAAGTACCTGAATGAGAATGGCCTGATGACCACCATCCGCACCACACGGGGCGACGATATCGACGCCGCCTGCGGGCAACTGGTGGGTGAGGTCATGGACCGGACCCGGCGCGCCGAGCGCTGGCAGCAGACGGTTTTCCTGCGTACCGGCGCAGGGGATGCGCACAACGCACAACAACAGTAG
- the pilW gene encoding type IV pilus biogenesis/stability protein PilW, with protein MSRITRVAPLIATVVAAVLLLNGCVVARSGPEIKVHEAVQNRVAAGMEYLQLGKPVEARQHLSRAVDLDDNSALAHNAMALLYKYEGDREREEYHYRKALRADSSYAPARNNYGILLYQKGDYRGAVREFERVANDPGYSGRGPAFENLGRSYLALGERDKAIENFNRSLRLVSDPRASLLELAGIYMDEGRPRVAGRYHDQYASVANPQTAQGLWLGIRIAAANGDYDKQSSYELALRELYPNSSELEAWRTWRSAAASGSAG; from the coding sequence GTGTCCCGCATCACCCGGGTTGCCCCCCTGATCGCGACAGTGGTGGCCGCCGTGCTGCTGCTCAACGGTTGTGTCGTGGCTCGCAGCGGCCCTGAAATCAAGGTTCATGAAGCGGTGCAGAACCGCGTTGCCGCCGGCATGGAATACCTGCAGTTGGGCAAGCCGGTGGAAGCCCGCCAGCATCTCTCCCGTGCCGTCGATCTGGATGACAACAGCGCCCTGGCCCATAACGCCATGGCGTTGCTGTACAAATACGAAGGCGACCGCGAACGCGAGGAATACCATTACCGCAAGGCGTTGCGCGCCGACAGCAGCTATGCGCCGGCGCGTAATAACTACGGCATCCTGCTGTACCAGAAAGGCGATTATCGTGGCGCCGTGCGCGAGTTCGAGCGTGTTGCCAACGATCCTGGCTACAGTGGCCGTGGCCCGGCGTTCGAGAACCTGGGACGCAGCTATCTGGCGCTGGGCGAGCGCGACAAGGCGATCGAGAACTTCAACCGTTCGCTGCGGCTGGTCAGCGATCCACGTGCCAGCCTGCTGGAACTGGCCGGCATCTATATGGACGAAGGCCGGCCCCGCGTGGCCGGGCGTTACCACGATCAGTACGCGTCGGTGGCCAACCCGCAGACAGCCCAGGGGCTGTGGCTGGGTATTCGCATCGCCGCCGCCAATGGCGACTATGACAAGCAGTCCAGTTATGAACTGGCGTTGCGGGAGTTGTACCCCAATTCATCGGAACTGGAGGCCTGGCGCACCTGGCGCAGCGCGGCCGCCAGCGGGAGTGCAGGATGA
- a CDS encoding RodZ domain-containing protein codes for MTEQQPNLPGARLRTERKRQNLSEQDVSARLHLSMTYLKALESDDYERLPQAAFVKGYVRNYARLLGLPAEDLVRDFQTLVQDRGDDKLVSPVHMVMRERGPGWLWPAVIIAVAVVIGLGWWGTRSMGLPDELPGLSTPQATLPAPPGSVDEDAALPAPQPQEPMNVEAPSEALPEENDAGAPGVSAPEAPAVGAPPAGPTELAMNEPPPLDVLQVSFGGNCWVQVTDASGEEIYQGQQRSGGQLALEGEAPFRVTLGNAAAVTVLQFNGETQSLPTAAPGRVIRITVP; via the coding sequence ATGACAGAGCAGCAGCCCAATCTGCCGGGCGCACGCCTGCGGACAGAGCGCAAGCGACAGAATCTCAGTGAACAGGACGTGTCTGCCCGGCTGCACCTGTCGATGACCTATCTCAAGGCGCTGGAGTCGGATGATTACGAGCGCCTGCCACAGGCGGCGTTCGTGAAAGGCTATGTACGCAACTACGCGCGCCTGCTGGGCCTGCCAGCGGAAGACCTGGTGCGTGATTTCCAGACGCTGGTGCAGGACCGTGGCGACGACAAGCTGGTGTCGCCGGTACATATGGTGATGCGCGAGCGCGGCCCCGGCTGGCTGTGGCCGGCGGTGATCATCGCCGTGGCGGTCGTCATCGGCCTGGGCTGGTGGGGCACGCGCAGCATGGGCCTGCCGGATGAGTTGCCGGGGCTGTCGACACCACAGGCGACATTGCCCGCACCGCCCGGCAGTGTTGATGAAGATGCTGCGCTGCCGGCCCCCCAGCCGCAGGAACCAATGAATGTGGAAGCGCCCAGTGAGGCGTTGCCCGAGGAGAATGATGCGGGTGCCCCGGGCGTTTCTGCGCCGGAAGCGCCGGCGGTGGGCGCGCCGCCTGCCGGGCCGACGGAACTGGCGATGAACGAGCCGCCGCCACTGGACGTACTGCAGGTGTCTTTCGGCGGCAACTGCTGGGTACAGGTGACCGACGCCTCCGGCGAAGAAATCTATCAGGGCCAGCAGCGTTCGGGCGGCCAGCTCGCGCTGGAAGGCGAGGCCCCGTTTCGTGTGACACTGGGCAACGCTGCCGCGGTCACCGTTCTGCAATTCAATGGTGAGACACAGAGTCTGCCAACGGCCGCGCCGGGCCGGGTGATCCGCATTACCGTGCCGTAA
- the ispG gene encoding flavodoxin-dependent (E)-4-hydroxy-3-methylbut-2-enyl-diphosphate synthase has protein sequence MQPEIDIQRRKTRQIMVGKVPVGGDAPISVQSMTNTETCDVEATVAQIRRLEEVGADIVRVSVPSMDAAEAFGRIRKQVNVPLVADIHYDYKIALKVADEGADCLRINPGNIGREDRVRAVIQSARDHGIPIRIGVNAGSLEKELQRKYGEPCSDALVESAMRHADILTGHDFHDFKVSVKASNVFMTVQAYRKLSALMEQPLHLGVTEAGVFRSGTVKSSVALGMLLMEGIGDTIRISLAADPVEEIRVGFDILKSLNLRKKGVNIIACPSCSRQNFDVISTVNALEARLEDINESVDLAVIGCLVNGPGEAREVDVGLTGGTPNNLSYVDGEKSHHILKEDLVEELERMVREKVRRMREDEQAGVILRSQQS, from the coding sequence ATGCAGCCCGAGATTGATATCCAGCGCCGCAAGACGCGGCAGATTATGGTGGGCAAGGTGCCGGTGGGTGGCGATGCACCGATCAGCGTGCAGAGCATGACCAACACCGAGACCTGCGACGTCGAGGCCACCGTAGCGCAGATTCGCCGCCTGGAAGAGGTCGGCGCCGATATCGTGCGCGTGTCCGTGCCGAGCATGGACGCCGCCGAGGCGTTCGGCAGGATTCGCAAGCAGGTGAACGTGCCGCTGGTGGCGGATATCCACTACGACTACAAGATTGCCCTGAAAGTGGCCGACGAAGGCGCCGACTGCCTGCGCATCAACCCCGGCAATATCGGCCGCGAGGACCGTGTGCGCGCGGTGATCCAGTCCGCCCGCGACCACGGCATCCCGATCCGCATCGGCGTCAACGCCGGTTCGCTGGAGAAGGAGCTGCAGCGCAAGTACGGTGAGCCCTGTTCCGATGCGCTGGTGGAGTCCGCCATGCGTCATGCGGACATTCTCACCGGCCACGACTTTCACGATTTCAAGGTCAGCGTCAAAGCCTCCAACGTGTTCATGACCGTGCAGGCCTACCGCAAGCTGTCCGCGCTGATGGAGCAGCCGCTGCACCTGGGCGTGACCGAGGCGGGTGTGTTCCGTTCTGGCACGGTGAAATCATCGGTGGCGCTGGGCATGCTGTTGATGGAAGGCATTGGCGATACCATCCGTATTTCGCTGGCGGCGGACCCGGTCGAGGAAATCCGCGTCGGCTTCGATATCCTCAAGAGCCTCAACCTGCGCAAGAAAGGCGTGAACATCATCGCCTGCCCGAGCTGCTCGCGGCAGAACTTTGATGTGATCTCCACGGTCAACGCGCTGGAAGCACGGCTGGAAGATATCAATGAATCCGTGGACCTGGCGGTGATCGGCTGCCTGGTCAACGGCCCCGGCGAGGCGCGTGAGGTGGATGTCGGCCTCACCGGCGGCACTCCCAACAACCTCTCCTATGTGGATGGCGAGAAGAGCCACCACATCCTCAAAGAGGATTTGGTGGAGGAGCTGGAGCGCATGGTGCGTGAGAAAGTGCGCCGCATGCGGGAAGACGAACAGGCCGGTGTTATTCTACGCAGCCAGCAAAGCTGA